The window GTCGTCGACCGACATCTGCTCGCCCCAGCACAGCTCGCTCTTGCCGATGCGGTTCATCAGGGCGCCGGTGTCCTCCAGGCCGAGGACGGTGGAGCCGGAGAGCTGGCCGATGGCGCGGCCGATCTCTTCGTCGCTCAATCCGTCGGACGCTACCCGGTCGAGTTCGTCGCGGCAGATCTTCAGGACGTCGTGGACCTGGCTGGGCCGGCATCCCGCGTACACGCCGAAGAGCCCGCAGTCGGCGAAGCCCGAGGTGTACGAGTACACGCTGTAGGCGAGGCCGCGCTTCTCCCGTACCTCCTGGAAGAGGCGGGAGCTCATTCCACCGCCCAGGGCGGTGTTGAGTACGCCGAGTGCCCAGCGGCGGTCGTCGGTACGGGCGAGGCCCGGGACGCCGAGGACGACATGGGCCTGCTCGGTCTTGCGGTTCAGCAGCTCGACCCGGCCCGCGGTGCGCAGGGTGCGGGAGCCTTCGCGGGGTGCGACCGGGACGGCTTCCGTGCGGGACAGGGCACCGGCGCGCTCGAAGGCCTTGCGGACCTGGCGTACGACCGTGGCGTGGTCGACGTTGCCGGCGGCGGCGACGACCAGGTGGGTGGGGTCGTAGTGCTTCTTGTAGAAGCGGGCGATCTGGCCGCGGTTCAGCGCGTTGATCGTGTCGACGGTGCCGAGGACCGGGCGGCCCAGGGGCGTGTCGCCGAGCATCGTGTGCGCGAACAGGTCGTGCACGCAGTCGCCCGGGTCGTCCTCGGTCATCGCGATCTCTTCGAGGATGACGCCACGCTCGGCGTCGACGTCCTCGGCGGCGATCAGCGAGCCGGTCAGCATGTCGCAGACGACATCGATGGCCAGCGGCAGGTCGGTGTCGAGGACCCGCGCGTAGTAGCAGGTGTACTCCTTCGCCGTGAAGGCGTTCATCTCGCCGCCGACCGCGTCGATCGCGGACGAGATGTCGAGGGCGCTGCGCTTGGCCGTGCCCTTGAAGAGGAGGTGCTCGAGGTAGTGCGTCGCGCCGTTCAGGCTGGGCGTTTCGTCGCGTGATCCGACGTTGGCCCAGATACCGAAGGTGGCGGAGCGTACGGAGGGCAGGGTCTCGGTGACGATCCGGAGGCCGCCGGGGAGGACCGTGCGGCGAACGGTGCCGATGCCGTTGGTGCCCTTGAGAAGCGTTTGGGTACGGGCGACGGCCCGCGCCTCCGAGGAGGTGCGGGCCGTCGCCACGGAACTACGGGACGTCACTTGGCAGCGTCGTCCTTCTTCTCGTCCTCTTCGCCCTCGATCACGGGGATGAGGGAGAGCTTGCCGCGGGAGTCGATCTCGGCGATCTCGACCTGGACCTTGGCTCCGACCGCGACCACGTCCTCGACGTTCTCCACACGCTTGCCACCGGCGAGCTTGCGGATCTGCGAGATGTGCAGCAGGCCGTCCTTGCCCGGCATGAGCGAGACGAACGCACCGAAGGTGGTGGTCTTGACGACCGTACCCAGGTAACGCTCGCCGACCTCCGGCATGGTCGGGTTGGCGATCGCGTTGATCGTGGCGCGCGCGGCCTCGGCCTGCGAGCCCTGCTGGGCACCGATGTAGATGGTGCCGTCGTCCTCGATCGTGATGTCGGCGCCGGTGTCCTCCTGGATCTGGTTGATCATCTTGCCCTTGGGGCCGATGACCTCACCGATCTTGTCCACCGGGATCTTGACGGTGATGATCCGCGGGGCGTTCGGGGACATCTCGTCCGGGACGTCGATGGCCTCGTTCATCACATCGAGGATGTGGAGGCGGGCGTCGCGGGCCTGCTTCAGCGCGGCAGCCAGGACCGAGGCGGGGATGCCGTCGAGCTTGGTGTCGAGCTGGAGCGCGGTGACGAACTGCTTCGTACCGGCGACCTTGAAGTCCATGTCACCGAACGCGTCCTCGGCACCGAGGATGTCGGTCAGGGCGACGTAGTGGGTCTTGCCGTCGATCTCCTGGGAGATCAGACCCATGGCGATACCGGCGACGGCGGCCTTGAGCGGCACACCGGCGTTCAGCAGCGACATGGTGGAGGCGCAGACCGAGCCCATGGACGTCGAGCCGTTGGAGCCCAGCGCCTCGGAGACCTGGCGGATCGCGTAGGGGAACTCCTCGCGCGACGGCAGCACCGGCACGATGGCGCGCTCGGCGAGCGCACCGTGGCCGATCTCGCGGCGCTTGGGCGAGCCCACGCGGCCGGTCTCACCGACGGAGTACGGCGGGAAGTTGTAGTTGTGCATGTAGCGCTTGCGGGTCACCGGGGAGAGGGTGTCCAGCTGCTGCTCCATGCGGAGCATGTTGAGGGTGGTGACGCCCAGGATCTGGGTCTCGCCACGCTCGAACAGCGCCGAGCCGTGCACGCGCGGGATGGCCTCGACCTCGGCGGCGAGCGTACGGATGTCCGTGACGCCACGGCCGTCGATGCGGACCTTGTCCTTGATGACGCGCTCGCGGACCAGCTTCTTGGTCAGCGCGCGGTAGGCACCGGAGATCTCCTTCTCGCGGCCCTCGAACTGCGGGAGCAGCTTCTCGCCGGCGATCTCCTTGATGCGATCCAGCTCGGCCTCGCGCTCCTGCTTGCCGGCGATGGTGAGCGCCTTGGCGAGCTCGGTGCTGACGGCGGCGGTGAGCGCCTCCAGGACGTCGTCCTGGTAGTCGAGGAAGACCGGGAACTCGCCGGTGGGCTTGGCAGCCTTGGCGGCGAGCTCCGACTGGGCCTTGCAGAGGGCCTTGATGAACGGCTTCGCGGCCTCGAGACCGGCGGCGACGACCTCTTCGGTCGGGGCCTCGGCGCCGTCCTTGACCAGCTGGATGGTCTTCTCGGTGGCCTCGGCCTCGACCATCATGATCGCGACGTCGCCGTCCTCCAGGACGCGACCGGCGACGACCATGTCGAAGACGGCGTCCTCGAGCTCGGTGTGCGTCGGGAAGGCGACCCACTGGCCCTTGATCAGAGCGACACGGGTGCCACCGATCGGGCCCGAGAAGGGCAGGCCGGCCAGCTGCGTGGAGCAGGAGGCGGCGTTGATCGCGATCACGTCGTACAGGTGATCGGGGTTGAGCGCCATGATCGTCTCGACGATCTGGATCTCGTTGCGCAGGCCCTTCTTGAAGGAGGGGCGCAGCGGCCGGTCGATCAGACGGCAGGTGAGGATCGCGTCCTCGGAGGGGCGGCCCTCGCGGCGGAAGAAGGAGCCGGGGATCTTGCCCGCGGCGTACTGCCGCTCCTCGACGTCCACCGTGAGGGGGAAGAAGTCGAGCTGGTCCTTCGGCTTCTTGGAAGCCGTGGTGGCCGACAGCACCATGGTGTCGTCGTCCAGGTACGCAACGGCGGAGCCGGCGGCCTGCTTGGCCAGGCGGCCCGTCTCGAAGCGGATGGTGCGGGTGCCGAAGGTTCCGTTGTCGATAACGGCCTCGGCGTAGTGGGTCTCGTTCTCCACTAGCGTTTTCTCCGATACATATCGTCTTCTCGCCCCCACGCCCGTGTGGCGGGGGACGGTGCGGAGAAGCGCTCCATCGGCGGGCCGGTCTTCGATCGAAGCACCCGGGTTGCTCTGTCCGGGGGCCACTACCGAGGACCGGCGGCGGGGAGGCTGCTTCTTCCGCTCGTCTGCGGGACGTTCCGGGACCAGGTTACTGAGATTCGGCTCAGCTTGGCATTCCGGTCGACCGGGCGAGCCGGTCACGTCCCTTACATGCTGTTGCACGCACACCTGTACGTACAACAAAGGGAGCGGTTCCCTCAGTCGTGGGAACCGCTCCCTTCACGGCGTCTTACTTGGCGCCGCCGGCCGCACCGCGGCGGATGCCGAGGCGGTCGACCAGGGCACGGAAGCGCTGGATGTCCTTCTTGGCCAGGTACTGCAGGAGGCGGCGACGCTGGCCGACCAGGATCAGCAGACCACGGCGGGAGTGGTGGTCGTGCTTGTGCGTCTTGAGGTGCTCCGTCAGGTCCGAGATGCGACGGGAGAGCATGGCCACCTGGACCTCGGGGGAACCGGTGTCGCCCTCCTTCTGCGCGAACTCGGTCATGATCTGCTTCTTCGTAGCGGCGTCGAGCGGCACGCGGTACTCCTCTTGGTGTTCGATGCGCCCACGAGTGCCCCTGGTCTTGATCTCAGGGGGTCTTCCGTTACTCGAGGACGAAGGTCCGATGAGCGCAGCCCTCAGGATGATCCGGGGGCGCGTACACAAACGGCCGTCACACAGCGTACCAGGCCGGAAGAGCCGGATTGCCCGGGGCATCCGGGTACCGCTTCGTCCTCAGTCGCCGGACGGACTCAACCGTACCCGGCTGGGGTCGGTTCAGCTGGTGAGGGCTCTCGCTCTGGCGAAGACGTCCAGTACTGCCAGGCAGAGCGGGACCAGGGAGAGGAGGAGGGCGCTCTCCGTGAGATCGAGGAGGCGGCCCCAGAACGGGGAGAGGCCCTTGCGGGGAATGATCAGGCCGATCGCAGTCAGAAGTGCGGCGCCGGCGGCCACGGCCGCGGAGAGCCAGACCGTACGGATGTCCAGGGAGCCGCTGTCCCCGTACCGGGCCAGCTCCCTCACCAGGTCGGCCGGCGGGTTCAGGGAGAGGCCGAGGATCAGCAGTGCGACCGCGCCGATGCCCGCCACCAGGACGCAGGCGACCTGCGAGGTGTAGCGGAAAAGACGGGCACGCAGCAGCATCGCGAGGCCGGCGGCGAGGGCGAGGAGACGGCCCCAGACGTTGCCGGAGAAGCCCAGGACGGCGGCGGAACCGACGACGACGGCCGCGCAGCCCCCCACCAGGCCGAGCAGCATCTCGTGGCCGCGGCGGGCCTGGGCGGCGATGCGGTCGGCGTCGACGGGGACGCCTTCGGGATCCGGAGAGGTGTTCGGGTCCGCGAAGCTGTCGTCGTAACCTCCCGGAGCGGTGCGTGGCGACGCGTAACCGATGGGCAGCCGGGCGAAGCGGGCGGAGAGGCCGGGCAGGAAGGCGACGAGGCCGAGGGCGACCGGGGCGCAGACCGCAGCGGTCCCGGTGGCGGAGACCCCGGTGAGGATCGCCACGAAGGTGGCGAGGGTGCCGACGGTGGCGACGAAGGTCGCCGCGACGAACGGGGCGTCGCCGCTCGGGGTCAGAGCGACCAGGACGACGGACGCGACCAGGACGGACACGCAGCCGAGCAGGAACTGCAGCCGGCCGGGGCCCTGGCCGGCGTCCGGACCGATGATGCCGGAGCCTGCGATGAGTACGAGGGGCAGCGCGCCGAGGCCGAGCGCGACCGCGGTGGCGCGGTCCCCGTAGACCCGGGCGCGTACCCCCGCGAACGCGGTGAGCAGCAGTCCGGCGGAGCCCGCGATGATGCCGGGCAGGCTGTGCATGTCGTGCCGGAAGGGGTCGGCGAACCAGAGGACGAAGCCCATCAGCACGAGGAGCAGTACGCCACCCAGCAGACCGGCGCCGCGCAGCAGTTCGTCGCTCCACAGGTGGCGGTCCCGGGTGACGGCCGAGGCGACGGCGTCCGACACGTCGTCGAAGACGGCGGGCGGCAGTGACTGCGCGAACGGGCGCAGGCTGAGCAGTTCGCCGTCGAGCACCTGCTGGGCGGCGAGCGTGCGCGCGCCGTCGAGCACCGTGCCGTCGCGGCGCACCAGGTGGTAGCCGGTGGGGTTGCCGGCCGCCTGGGTCTGGCCGGTGAGTCGGAGGATCTCCGGGTAGATGTCGGCGACTGCGATGTCCTCCGGCAGGGCGACGTCGATCCGGCTGTCGGGCGCCACGACAGTGACGCGGCAGAAGCCCGTCGCTGCAGTCGTACTCACGTGTCTGGTCCCCCTGATTCGCGGTTGCGCACGGTGCGCGCGCCACCCTACCGGGAGGAGGAAAGGTCATCGGCAAGTAGGATCACCGTCGCGCGGAGGGACGTCCGCAAGCAAAGGCAGCCACGGGGGGCTTCGGTGCGGGTTCGACCGGTCTTCCGCCCGTCCGTACCGAGGGATTGATGTTCCGGTGAGCCAGATCGTCGTGAAACGACCTCCGCGGTCCCTGCCGCCCGAAGTGCCCACGGACGAGTTGACGTTGGAGGCCCCTCCCGAACTGCCGCGCGGGCAGCAGGAGGGCATGCTGATGCAGATCCTGCCGGTGCTCGGCATGGGTTCGTCGGTGGTCTTCTTCTTCTCGCCGCAGGCTCCTCCGTTCATGCGCATCATGGGCGTTCTGATGCTTGTCTCGACCGTCGGCATGGTGGTCGCGCAGCTGGTCCGGCACCGCCGCGGTACGCAGGGGCAAATGGCAGATGTGCGGCGCGACTACCTCAAATACCTGGCGCAGACGCGGCGTACGGTGCGCCGGACCGCGCGCGCCCAGCGCGACGTTCAGCTGTATCTGCAGCCCGCTCCCGAGCAGTTGTGGTCGGTGGTCGCCGAGGGCAGCCGGGTGTGGGAGCGGCGGGTCGGGGACAACGACTTCGGACAGGTACGGGTCGGGCTCGGGGCGCAGCAGCTGTCGACTCCGCTGATCGCCCCGGACACCGCGCCGGTGGACGAGCTGGAGCCGATGTGTGCGGGGGCGATGCAGCAATTCCTCGCTGTGCACGGGGCGTTGGACGGTCTGCCGATGGCCGTGTCGATGCGGGCCTTCTATCACGTGACGGTCTCCGGGCAGCCGGAGGCGGCGCAGTCGGCGGCGCGGGCGCTGGTCGCACAACTGGTGACGCTGCACTCCCCCGAGGACCTGATGGTCGCCGTGGTGGCGGCGCCCGGTGCGGTGCCACGCTGGGACTGGACCAAGTGGCTTCCGCATGCGCAGGTGCCCGGGCAGGTCGACGGGGCCGGTACGAAGCGGTTGATCGGCGACGATCTGGGTGAGCTGGAGCAGCTGCTGGCGAGCCGGCTGGAGGGGCGGCCGCGGTTCGGGCGGGAGAGCCAGCCGCTGCTGGACCAGCCGCACATCGTGGTGGTCCTCGACGGCGGGATGGTGCCGCCGGATTCGTTGTTCGCGGCGGCCGAGGGGCTGCAGGGCGTGACGATCGTCGAGGTCGTCCCGGGTGAGCTCGACGAGCCGCGCGGCGGTCTGTCGGTGGTGGTGCGGCCGGGGCTGCTGCGGCTGGAGTCGGGGGCGGGGCTGGCGTACGAGGGCGTCCCTGACGGGCTGTCGCTGCCCGCGGCCGAGGCGCTGGCCCGGCAGCTCGCACCGCTGCGCATGGGCGGGGGCGACGACGACGAACCGCTGCTCGCCAACCTGGACTTCACGGATCTGCTGAACCTCGGCGATGCGGGTGCGGTCGATGTGGCGCGCACCTGGCGGCCGCGGTCGGTCTCCGAGCGGCTGCGGGTGCCGATCGGGGTCGGCGAGGACGGACAGCCGGTGATGCTGGACCTCAAGGAGGCCGCGCAGGAGGGCATGGGTCCGCACGGGCTGTGTGTCGGCGCGACCGGTTCCGGCAAGTCCGAGCTGCTGCGGACGCTGGTCCTGGGGCTCGCGGTCACGCACTCCTCGGAGACGCTCAACTTCGTGCTGGCGGACTTCAAGGGTGGTGCGACGTTCGCCGGGATGTCGCACATGCCGCACGTGGCGGCGGTCATCACCAACCTGGCGGACGATCTGACGCTCGTCGACCGCATGGGTGACGCGATCCGCGGCGAGCTGCAGCGGCGGCAGGAGCTGCTGCGGTCGGCCGGCAACTACGCCAACATCCACGACTACGAGAAGGCGCGGGCGGCGGGCGCGGCGCTGGAACCGCTGGCCTCGCTGGTCCTGGTCATCGACGAGTTCTCCGAACTGCTGACCGCCAAGCCGGACTTCATCGACATGTTCATCCAGATCGGTCGCATCGGCCGCTCGCTGGGTGTGCATCTGCTGCTCGCCTCGCAGCGCCTGGAGGAGGGCAAGCTACGCGGTCTGGACACCTACCTCTCGTACCGGATCGGACTGCGGACCTTCTCGGCCGCCGAGTCGCGTACGGCGCTGGGGGTGCCCGACGCCTACCACCTCCCGTCGGTGCCGGGTTCCGGCTATCTCAAGTTCGGTACGGACGAGATGACCCGGTTCAAGGCGGCGTACGTGTCGGGGACGTACCGCACGGGCGGGCCCGATCTGCCGGTCGGCGCGCTGCCGGTCGAGCGGCGGCCCGCGGTGTTCAGCGCACTGCCGGTGCCGGTGGTGTACGCGGCGCCGGACCCGGCGCACGTGGTCGCCTCGCGGACGAGTGCGGAGGAAGACGCGCTCTCGGACACGGTGCTCGATGTGATCGTGCGGCGCCTCGAGGGGCAGGGGGTGCCCGCCCATCAGGTGTGGCTTCCGCCGCTCGACCGGGCGCCGACGCTGGACCAGCTGCTGCCGGGGCTCGCGCCGACCGCGGACCGGGGGTTCACGGCGACGGAGTACACGCGGCCGGGCGGGCTGACCGTTCCGCTCGGTCTCATCGACAAGCCGTTCGAACAGCGGCGTGAGGTGCTGTACCGGGACTTCTCCGGTGCGGCGGGTCACATGATGGTGGTCGGCGGTCCGCAGTCCGGCAAGTCGACGATGATGCGGACGCTGATCTCGTCGTTCGCGCTCACCCACACCCCGCACGAAGTGCAGTTCTACGGGCTCGACTTCGGTGGTGGCGGACTGGTCTCACTGGCGGAGCTGCCGCACGTGGGCGGGATGGCGTCGCGACTGGATCCGGAGCGGGTGCGGCGTACGGTCGCCGAGGTCGCGGGGGTGCTGAACCGGCGCGAGGAGTTCTTCCGCGCCCACTCCATCGACTCCGTCGCCACATACCGGCGCAAGCGCGCTCTCGGTGAGCTGCCGGGCGAGCCGTGGGGCGACGTGTTCCTGGTCGTCGACGGCTGGGGCGGCTTCCGGGCCGAGTACGAGATGTTGGAGCAGGTCGTCACGGACATCGCCTCGCGTGGTCTCGGCTACGGCGTCCATGTGGTGATCACGGCCGCCCGGTACATGGAGGTACGTGCCGCGCTCAAGGACCAGATCCTCGGGCGCCTCGAACTGCGGCTCGGCGACGTCATGGACTCCGAGTTCGACCGCAGGGTCGCGGTGAACGTGCCGCAGGGAGTGCCGGGACGCGGCCAGGTTCCGGAGAAGCTGCACTTCATGGGTGCACTGCCGCGCATCGACTCCACCAGCAGCGCGGCGGATCTCTCCGACGGCACGGCGGCCTTCGTCGAGACGGTGAAGTCCAACTGGGCGGGCCCTTCGGCGCCCGCCGTACGGCTGCTGCCGCGGAAACTGCCCGCCGGGCAGTTGCCGAAGGGCTTCGAGTTCCCGCAGCGCGGGATCGCGATCGGTATCGACGAGACCGACCTGGAGCCGGTGTTCGTCGACTTCGAGACAGATCCGTTCTTCCTGATCTTCGGCGAGAGCGAATCGGGGAAGACGAATCTGCTGCGTCTGATCGCGAAGCAGATCGCGGAGCGCTACTCCCCCGACGAGGCGAAGCTCGTCGTCGGCGACTACCGGCGGGCCCTGCTGGGTGCGCTGCCGGAGAGCCATCTGCTGGAGTACGCGCCGATGGCGAGCTCCATGCAGATGCACATGGAGGCGCTGGCCGGTGTGTTCTCGCGCCGGCAGCCGCCGACGGATGTCACGCCGCAGCAGTTGCGCGACCGCAGTTGGTGGACCGGTCCGCAGATCTTCATCATCGTCGACGACTACGACCTGGTGGCGACGAACGCGG is drawn from Streptomyces sp. NBC_01717 and contains these coding sequences:
- the eccD gene encoding type VII secretion integral membrane protein EccD is translated as MSTTAATGFCRVTVVAPDSRIDVALPEDIAVADIYPEILRLTGQTQAAGNPTGYHLVRRDGTVLDGARTLAAQQVLDGELLSLRPFAQSLPPAVFDDVSDAVASAVTRDRHLWSDELLRGAGLLGGVLLLVLMGFVLWFADPFRHDMHSLPGIIAGSAGLLLTAFAGVRARVYGDRATAVALGLGALPLVLIAGSGIIGPDAGQGPGRLQFLLGCVSVLVASVVLVALTPSGDAPFVAATFVATVGTLATFVAILTGVSATGTAAVCAPVALGLVAFLPGLSARFARLPIGYASPRTAPGGYDDSFADPNTSPDPEGVPVDADRIAAQARRGHEMLLGLVGGCAAVVVGSAAVLGFSGNVWGRLLALAAGLAMLLRARLFRYTSQVACVLVAGIGAVALLILGLSLNPPADLVRELARYGDSGSLDIRTVWLSAAVAAGAALLTAIGLIIPRKGLSPFWGRLLDLTESALLLSLVPLCLAVLDVFARARALTS
- a CDS encoding polyribonucleotide nucleotidyltransferase — encoded protein: MENETHYAEAVIDNGTFGTRTIRFETGRLAKQAAGSAVAYLDDDTMVLSATTASKKPKDQLDFFPLTVDVEERQYAAGKIPGSFFRREGRPSEDAILTCRLIDRPLRPSFKKGLRNEIQIVETIMALNPDHLYDVIAINAASCSTQLAGLPFSGPIGGTRVALIKGQWVAFPTHTELEDAVFDMVVAGRVLEDGDVAIMMVEAEATEKTIQLVKDGAEAPTEEVVAAGLEAAKPFIKALCKAQSELAAKAAKPTGEFPVFLDYQDDVLEALTAAVSTELAKALTIAGKQEREAELDRIKEIAGEKLLPQFEGREKEISGAYRALTKKLVRERVIKDKVRIDGRGVTDIRTLAAEVEAIPRVHGSALFERGETQILGVTTLNMLRMEQQLDTLSPVTRKRYMHNYNFPPYSVGETGRVGSPKRREIGHGALAERAIVPVLPSREEFPYAIRQVSEALGSNGSTSMGSVCASTMSLLNAGVPLKAAVAGIAMGLISQEIDGKTHYVALTDILGAEDAFGDMDFKVAGTKQFVTALQLDTKLDGIPASVLAAALKQARDARLHILDVMNEAIDVPDEMSPNAPRIITVKIPVDKIGEVIGPKGKMINQIQEDTGADITIEDDGTIYIGAQQGSQAEAARATINAIANPTMPEVGERYLGTVVKTTTFGAFVSLMPGKDGLLHISQIRKLAGGKRVENVEDVVAVGAKVQVEIAEIDSRGKLSLIPVIEGEEDEKKDDAAK
- the rpsO gene encoding 30S ribosomal protein S15; protein product: MPLDAATKKQIMTEFAQKEGDTGSPEVQVAMLSRRISDLTEHLKTHKHDHHSRRGLLILVGQRRRLLQYLAKKDIQRFRALVDRLGIRRGAAGGAK
- a CDS encoding M16 family metallopeptidase, giving the protein MTSRSSVATARTSSEARAVARTQTLLKGTNGIGTVRRTVLPGGLRIVTETLPSVRSATFGIWANVGSRDETPSLNGATHYLEHLLFKGTAKRSALDISSAIDAVGGEMNAFTAKEYTCYYARVLDTDLPLAIDVVCDMLTGSLIAAEDVDAERGVILEEIAMTEDDPGDCVHDLFAHTMLGDTPLGRPVLGTVDTINALNRGQIARFYKKHYDPTHLVVAAAGNVDHATVVRQVRKAFERAGALSRTEAVPVAPREGSRTLRTAGRVELLNRKTEQAHVVLGVPGLARTDDRRWALGVLNTALGGGMSSRLFQEVREKRGLAYSVYSYTSGFADCGLFGVYAGCRPSQVHDVLKICRDELDRVASDGLSDEEIGRAIGQLSGSTVLGLEDTGALMNRIGKSELCWGEQMSVDDMLSRIAQVTPDDVRAVAGEVLGQRPSLSVIGPLKDKQAGRLDEAVS
- the eccCa gene encoding type VII secretion protein EccCa, with translation MSQIVVKRPPRSLPPEVPTDELTLEAPPELPRGQQEGMLMQILPVLGMGSSVVFFFSPQAPPFMRIMGVLMLVSTVGMVVAQLVRHRRGTQGQMADVRRDYLKYLAQTRRTVRRTARAQRDVQLYLQPAPEQLWSVVAEGSRVWERRVGDNDFGQVRVGLGAQQLSTPLIAPDTAPVDELEPMCAGAMQQFLAVHGALDGLPMAVSMRAFYHVTVSGQPEAAQSAARALVAQLVTLHSPEDLMVAVVAAPGAVPRWDWTKWLPHAQVPGQVDGAGTKRLIGDDLGELEQLLASRLEGRPRFGRESQPLLDQPHIVVVLDGGMVPPDSLFAAAEGLQGVTIVEVVPGELDEPRGGLSVVVRPGLLRLESGAGLAYEGVPDGLSLPAAEALARQLAPLRMGGGDDDEPLLANLDFTDLLNLGDAGAVDVARTWRPRSVSERLRVPIGVGEDGQPVMLDLKEAAQEGMGPHGLCVGATGSGKSELLRTLVLGLAVTHSSETLNFVLADFKGGATFAGMSHMPHVAAVITNLADDLTLVDRMGDAIRGELQRRQELLRSAGNYANIHDYEKARAAGAALEPLASLVLVIDEFSELLTAKPDFIDMFIQIGRIGRSLGVHLLLASQRLEEGKLRGLDTYLSYRIGLRTFSAAESRTALGVPDAYHLPSVPGSGYLKFGTDEMTRFKAAYVSGTYRTGGPDLPVGALPVERRPAVFSALPVPVVYAAPDPAHVVASRTSAEEDALSDTVLDVIVRRLEGQGVPAHQVWLPPLDRAPTLDQLLPGLAPTADRGFTATEYTRPGGLTVPLGLIDKPFEQRREVLYRDFSGAAGHMMVVGGPQSGKSTMMRTLISSFALTHTPHEVQFYGLDFGGGGLVSLAELPHVGGMASRLDPERVRRTVAEVAGVLNRREEFFRAHSIDSVATYRRKRALGELPGEPWGDVFLVVDGWGGFRAEYEMLEQVVTDIASRGLGYGVHVVITAARYMEVRAALKDQILGRLELRLGDVMDSEFDRRVAVNVPQGVPGRGQVPEKLHFMGALPRIDSTSSAADLSDGTAAFVETVKSNWAGPSAPAVRLLPRKLPAGQLPKGFEFPQRGIAIGIDETDLEPVFVDFETDPFFLIFGESESGKTNLLRLIAKQIAERYSPDEAKLVVGDYRRALLGALPESHLLEYAPMASSMQMHMEALAGVFSRRQPPTDVTPQQLRDRSWWTGPQIFIIVDDYDLVATNAGNPLAPLAEYLPFARDTGVRFIIARNSAGASRSMYESFMQRIKELGAQGVVLSGDPSEGDLIGPVRGHPMPPGRGYFASRRRGNPLVQIGRLPEQR